One Carassius carassius chromosome 28, fCarCar2.1, whole genome shotgun sequence genomic window carries:
- the LOC132108316 gene encoding uncharacterized protein LOC132108316, with protein sequence MALTETWIKPEDTATPAALSTNFTCSHTPRTTGRGGGTGLLISKEWKFDLQPSPTGQLGNFLEELDVLLSNFPEDGTPLVLLGDFNIHLDKPQAADFKTLLTSFDLKLVSTTATHKSGNQLDLIYTRCCSVDNSSVAPLHTSDHFLITANLALTPEVPHTPTQVTFRRNLRSLSPSRLSSVVSSSLPALSQFSALDTNSATDTLCSTLTSCLDNFCPLLSRPARTAPSAPWLSEVLREHRSKLRVAERKWQKSRNSTDLSVYQSLLSSFSANVFTAKTSYYHNKINSCCDARTLFKTFSSLLNPPPPPPP encoded by the exons atggcactgacagagacttggatcaaacctgaagatactgccacccctgcagccctctccactaatttcacttgttcccacactcctcgtaccactgggaggggtggagggacaggtctccttatatcaaaagaatggaaatttgatcttcagccatcacctacag gtcaattgggaaacttcttggaggagttggatgtgctgctatcaaactttcctgaagatggtactcctctggtactgcttggtgacttcaacatccacctagataaaccccaggctgctgacttcaaaactctgctcacctcatttgatctcaagctagtgtctactacagcaactcacaaatcaggcaaccaactggacctcatctacacgcgctgttgctctgtggacaattcttcagttgctccactgcacacctcagaccacttcctcattactgctaacctagcacttactcctgaagtgcctcacaccccaacgcaggtcacctttcgacggaacctacgctcactctctccatctcgcctatcttctgtggtttcatcctcgcttcctgcactctctcagttctctgctctggacacgaacagcgctacggacactctttgctccactttaacatcttgcttggacaacttttgcccactgttgtctagaccagcacgcactgccccatctgccccctggctgtctgaggttctccgtgaacatcgctctaaactcagggttgcagagaggaaatggcagaaatcaagaaactctacagacctcagtgtgtatcagtctctcctctcttccttctctgcaaatgtcttcacggctaaaacatcctactaccacaacaaaattaacagctgttgtgacgctcggacactcttcaagactttctcttctcttcttaatccgccgccaccacctcctccatag